The proteins below are encoded in one region of Mycobacterium shinjukuense:
- a CDS encoding LppA family lipoprotein — translation MSCPRPRHLTAMLLGVTLLLAGCIKPNTFDPYANPGRDELDRLQKIVNGRPDLETVQQQLANLDATIRAVIAKYAPQTIFSRSPLGHPPGGCNDPFTRTIGRQEKSDHFFGEPAPTSEQWLQIVTELAPVFKAAGFRPNTSAPGDPPLPLGSPNDSQIRDDGTLIDLVNHGQLLAYSYDTGCHLPAAWRTAPPPLNMRPPNDPDVHYPYLYESPGGRTRDAY, via the coding sequence ATGAGCTGTCCACGACCCCGGCACCTGACTGCGATGCTCCTCGGCGTGACCCTGCTACTCGCCGGCTGCATCAAGCCCAATACGTTCGACCCGTACGCCAACCCCGGGCGCGACGAATTGGACCGCCTGCAGAAAATCGTCAATGGCAGACCCGATCTGGAGACAGTCCAGCAGCAGCTCGCCAACTTGGACGCCACGATTCGGGCGGTGATCGCGAAATACGCGCCGCAGACTATATTCTCGCGCAGCCCGCTCGGACACCCGCCAGGCGGCTGCAACGACCCGTTCACCCGCACCATCGGTCGGCAAGAAAAAAGCGATCATTTCTTCGGCGAACCCGCACCCACTTCAGAGCAATGGCTGCAGATTGTTACCGAGCTAGCGCCGGTGTTCAAGGCGGCAGGCTTTCGGCCCAACACCTCCGCACCCGGTGACCCCCCGCTGCCGCTGGGCTCCCCGAATGACTCTCAAATCCGCGACGACGGCACCTTGATCGATCTCGTCAACCACGGGCAGTTGCTGGCCTACTCCTACGACACCGGTTGCCACCTCCCGGCCGCCTGGCGCACCGCGCCGCCACCGCTGAACATGCGGCCGCCCAACGATCCCGACGTGCACTACCCATACCTATACGAATCCCCCGGCGGCCGAACCCGCGACGCCTACTGA
- a CDS encoding LppA family lipoprotein, with protein sequence MSRIHRFLAAGLLSVTLLLAGCIKPNTFDPYANPGRGELDRLQKIVNERPDLETVEQQLANLDATIRAAIAKYSPQTRFSSLATGHPAGGCNDPFIRTIGRQVSSDVFFGRPAPTPEQWLQIVTELAPVFKAAGFRPNNSAPGDPPQPLGAPNFSQIRDDGTLIRLVNGDNRSPLGYSYDTGCHLPAAWRTAPPPLNMRPPNDPDVHYPYLYESPGGRTRDAY encoded by the coding sequence ATGAGCCGAATACACCGTTTCCTGGCCGCCGGGTTGCTCAGCGTGACCCTGCTACTCGCCGGCTGCATCAAGCCCAACACGTTCGACCCGTACGCCAACCCCGGGCGGGGCGAGTTGGACCGCCTGCAGAAGATCGTCAATGAGCGCCCGGATCTGGAGACGGTCGAGCAGCAGCTCGCCAACCTGGACGCCACGATTCGTGCGGCGATCGCGAAGTATTCACCGCAGACCCGGTTCTCGAGCCTGGCGACCGGCCATCCGGCGGGCGGCTGCAACGACCCGTTCATCCGGACGATCGGTCGCCAAGTCAGTAGCGACGTGTTCTTCGGTCGGCCCGCGCCCACGCCAGAGCAATGGCTACAGATTGTCACCGAGCTAGCGCCGGTGTTCAAGGCGGCGGGCTTTCGGCCCAACAACTCCGCACCGGGCGACCCCCCGCAGCCGCTGGGCGCCCCGAATTTCTCTCAAATCCGCGACGACGGAACGTTGATTCGTCTGGTCAATGGCGATAACCGCAGCCCGCTCGGCTACTCCTACGACACCGGTTGCCATCTCCCGGCCGCCTGGCGCACCGCGCCGCCACCGCTGAATATGCGACCACCCAACGATCCCGATGTGCACTACCCATACCTGTACGAATCCCCCGGCGGCCGAACGCGCGACGCCTACTGA
- a CDS encoding alpha/beta hydrolase family protein — MRLLDFGGAAADAARAATQHTAVLLDDHAAACEAVARAAEKAAEEVAAIKMRLQMIRDAARDYHLTIDDATGTALPPPDLSSYSPADQQAILNTAIRLTESIKRLLADAETADEDLAAAIRGAAGDLSPEQVNAQLSHQPPKMPQMPPPGSDPEEVGKWWHALTPSQQDRVKQWFPNALRNRDGIPIAVRNELNLPVLQRELARLQNGWLDGNGVWHTDTDKLADLQALQRTLEDPANRGASMILLDTASNPRKVLAAVGVGDVDNAERVGVTVGGLNTRVSSSVETMVREAGIQRAKATELRGRAGLPNPEAVASIAWLGYDAPDSLKDVTHDWLARDAAGPLNHFYKGLAATTNVSDQHITAFGHSYGSLVTSLALQQGAPVSDVVLYGSPGTELTNVSQLGVQPGHAFYMIGVNDEVSQVIPEFGAFGSAPQEVPGMTELSTSTGVVLGHEYGDGNLHERAYGHSEYARMGSNGELRMSGYNMAAVLAGLPDDLVTPRAVGVDRLPGGSGPYEVPPPIPLHHE; from the coding sequence ATGCGGCTGCTCGACTTTGGCGGTGCGGCCGCCGACGCGGCGCGGGCGGCGACCCAGCACACGGCGGTGCTTCTCGACGACCATGCCGCCGCGTGTGAAGCGGTCGCACGGGCCGCGGAGAAGGCGGCCGAGGAGGTCGCCGCGATCAAGATGCGGCTACAAATGATCCGCGATGCTGCGCGGGATTATCACCTGACGATCGATGACGCGACCGGTACGGCGTTGCCACCACCCGACTTGTCGTCGTATTCCCCGGCCGATCAGCAGGCCATCCTCAACACCGCAATCCGGTTGACGGAAAGCATCAAACGTCTGCTGGCCGACGCCGAGACCGCCGATGAAGATCTGGCCGCGGCGATTCGGGGTGCCGCCGGGGACTTGTCACCCGAGCAGGTCAATGCTCAACTCAGCCATCAGCCACCCAAAATGCCGCAGATGCCGCCACCGGGCAGCGATCCCGAGGAGGTCGGAAAGTGGTGGCATGCACTGACCCCGAGCCAGCAGGATCGGGTCAAGCAATGGTTCCCGAATGCCCTACGCAACCGCGACGGCATCCCCATCGCTGTTCGTAACGAACTGAATCTGCCTGTGCTGCAACGAGAACTCGCCCGGCTGCAGAACGGCTGGTTGGACGGAAACGGAGTCTGGCACACCGACACCGACAAGCTGGCGGATCTGCAGGCGCTGCAGCGCACGCTGGAAGATCCTGCTAACAGGGGGGCCAGCATGATTCTGCTGGACACCGCCAGCAATCCGCGAAAGGTGTTGGCTGCAGTGGGAGTTGGCGACGTCGACAACGCCGAACGCGTCGGCGTCACCGTGGGCGGCCTGAACACTCGGGTCAGTTCGAGCGTCGAAACAATGGTGAGGGAAGCCGGAATTCAGCGCGCTAAGGCAACCGAGCTGAGGGGGCGAGCCGGATTGCCAAACCCGGAAGCGGTCGCTTCCATTGCGTGGCTAGGATATGACGCACCAGACAGCCTCAAGGACGTGACGCATGACTGGCTCGCGCGCGATGCCGCGGGGCCATTGAACCACTTCTATAAGGGTCTGGCCGCTACCACAAATGTCTCGGATCAGCACATCACCGCGTTCGGCCATTCCTACGGGTCCCTGGTGACCAGTCTGGCGTTGCAGCAGGGCGCACCGGTCAGCGACGTCGTGCTCTACGGTTCGCCGGGCACCGAACTCACCAACGTCTCGCAGCTGGGCGTTCAGCCCGGGCATGCCTTCTACATGATCGGGGTCAATGATGAGGTTTCCCAAGTGATCCCCGAATTCGGCGCTTTTGGCTCTGCACCGCAGGAAGTGCCCGGAATGACTGAACTGTCGACCAGTACGGGAGTGGTCCTGGGCCATGAGTACGGGGACGGGAATCTTCACGAGCGGGCCTATGGCCATTCCGAGTATGCGCGCATGGGAAGCAACGGCGAACTCCGGATGAGCGGCTACAACATGGCAGCGGTGCTTGCCGGACTCCCCGACGACCTCGTCACACCCCGCGCGGTCGGCGTGGACAGGCTTCCCGGCGGGTCCGGACCGTATGAAGTCCCTCCTCCGATCCCCCTTCACCACGAATGA
- a CDS encoding MarR family transcriptional regulator, translating into MGTYAAIASPDGKYWHIRIPGLGNHPEYGLPTQARNLDEVEPTARDLIAVWLDVPADSFDVDAQVELPDSVRHHLELASKLRQEAADAQAAAAEEYRRAAAELKNGGLTVRDIGKVLGISYQRVHQLVKSH; encoded by the coding sequence TTGGGCACCTATGCCGCGATCGCCAGCCCAGACGGCAAGTACTGGCACATACGGATTCCGGGTCTCGGCAACCATCCTGAATATGGTTTACCTACGCAGGCCCGCAACCTCGATGAGGTTGAACCAACGGCACGCGACCTGATCGCGGTGTGGCTCGACGTGCCGGCCGATTCGTTCGATGTCGATGCGCAGGTGGAACTGCCTGATTCGGTTCGCCACCACCTCGAGCTGGCGTCCAAGCTACGACAGGAGGCTGCGGATGCTCAGGCCGCCGCTGCCGAGGAATACCGACGTGCGGCAGCCGAGCTCAAGAATGGCGGATTGACGGTTCGCGACATCGGCAAGGTGCTTGGCATCTCGTATCAGCGCGTGCATCAGCTGGTCAAATCACATTAG
- a CDS encoding DUF1707 SHOCT-like domain-containing protein: MSDSAQRDAKQARDQSARAADTDRIQLAQLLAYAAEQGRLELKEYEDRLAKAYAATTYQELDRLRADLPGAPVNPRRGGSCNPAPSTLLLALLSGFERRGRWNVPRKLTTFTLWGSGVLDLRYADFTSTEVDIRAYSIMGVQTILLPPEVNVEIHGHRVMGGFDREVVGEGTRGAPTVRIRGFSLWGDVGIKRKPRKPRK, from the coding sequence ATGAGCGACTCGGCGCAACGTGACGCGAAGCAGGCGCGCGATCAGTCGGCGCGCGCGGCGGACACCGACCGCATACAGCTTGCGCAGTTGCTGGCCTATGCGGCCGAGCAGGGCCGCCTGGAGTTGAAAGAGTACGAAGACCGGCTAGCCAAGGCCTATGCGGCAACCACCTATCAGGAACTGGATCGGCTCCGTGCCGACCTGCCGGGTGCTCCGGTCAATCCCCGCCGGGGCGGCAGCTGCAATCCGGCGCCGTCCACGCTGCTGCTGGCCCTGCTGAGTGGATTCGAGCGGCGCGGCCGCTGGAACGTGCCGAGGAAGCTGACCACGTTCACGTTGTGGGGCAGCGGGGTGCTGGATCTGCGCTACGCCGATTTCACCTCGACCGAGGTGGACATCCGCGCATACTCGATCATGGGTGTGCAGACGATCCTGCTGCCACCGGAGGTCAACGTCGAGATCCACGGCCACCGAGTGATGGGCGGCTTCGATCGGGAGGTGGTGGGCGAGGGCACCCGCGGCGCACCGACGGTGAGGATCCGCGGCTTCTCGCTGTGGGGCGATGTGGGCATCAAGCGCAAGCCCCGCAAACCGCGCAAATAG
- a CDS encoding HNH endonuclease signature motif containing protein, translating into MRSSSREEIVAVFDALDTALHRALDLSIDTLTTPECLTLLERCETLRRRLPAVEHPFINRLADQADASELGGKLPFALAERLRITRGEAARRIGEAAELGPRRALTGQPLPPLLPATAEAQRAGQLGTQHVQIIRSFLHQLPSGVDLPTRDKAEAELAQLGGRFRPDQLHKLAAKLADCLNPDGNFSDTDRARRRGIILGKQGADGMSAITGYLTPEARATLDAVLAKLAAPGMANPADPTPCLSGTPSQAAIDADTRSAAQRNHDGLQAGLRALLCSGELGQHNGLPAAIIVSTSLAELQSAAGHALTGGGSLLPMSEVIRLAAHASHYLRIFDHGRELALYHTKRLASPAQRTVLYAKDRGCSFPNCDVPGYLTEVHHVTDFAQCQKTDINNLTQACGPHHQLATTGGWATRKHRDGTTAWLPPAHLDHGQPRTNSYFHPEKLLHNNDEEDDP; encoded by the coding sequence ATGCGTTCGAGTAGCCGGGAGGAGATTGTCGCGGTGTTCGACGCCCTCGACACCGCCCTTCACCGGGCCCTGGACCTCTCGATCGACACCCTGACCACCCCCGAATGCCTGACCCTGCTGGAACGCTGCGAAACGCTGCGCCGCCGCCTGCCCGCCGTCGAGCACCCGTTCATCAACAGGCTCGCCGACCAGGCCGACGCCAGCGAACTGGGCGGCAAACTCCCCTTCGCGTTGGCTGAGCGGTTGCGCATCACCCGCGGTGAAGCAGCCCGGCGCATCGGTGAGGCCGCCGAGCTGGGGCCGCGGCGCGCGCTGACCGGCCAACCCCTGCCGCCGCTGCTGCCCGCCACCGCCGAAGCCCAACGCGCCGGCCAGCTCGGCACGCAACACGTGCAGATCATTCGCTCCTTTCTGCACCAGCTGCCCAGCGGGGTGGATCTGCCCACCCGGGACAAGGCCGAAGCCGAACTGGCTCAGTTGGGTGGCCGGTTTCGGCCCGATCAGCTGCACAAGCTGGCCGCCAAACTCGCCGACTGCCTCAACCCCGACGGCAACTTCAGCGACACCGACCGGGCCCGCCGCCGCGGCATCATCCTCGGCAAGCAGGGCGCCGACGGCATGTCGGCGATCACCGGCTACCTCACCCCCGAAGCCCGCGCCACCCTCGATGCCGTGCTGGCCAAGCTGGCCGCCCCCGGCATGGCCAACCCCGCCGACCCCACCCCCTGCCTCAGCGGCACCCCGTCACAGGCCGCCATCGACGCCGACACCCGCAGCGCCGCCCAGCGCAACCACGACGGCCTGCAGGCCGGGCTGCGGGCGCTGCTGTGCTCGGGGGAGCTGGGCCAACACAACGGGCTGCCCGCGGCGATCATCGTGTCCACCAGCCTGGCCGAGTTGCAATCGGCTGCCGGGCACGCGCTCACCGGTGGGGGCAGCCTGCTGCCGATGAGTGAGGTGATCCGGCTGGCCGCCCACGCCAGCCACTACCTGCGCATCTTCGACCACGGCCGCGAGCTGGCGCTGTATCACACCAAGCGGCTGGCCTCCCCGGCCCAGCGAACCGTGTTGTACGCCAAGGACCGCGGCTGCTCCTTTCCCAATTGCGATGTGCCGGGCTATCTCACCGAGGTGCACCATGTGACCGATTTCGCCCAGTGCCAGAAGACCGACATCAACAACCTCACCCAGGCCTGCGGCCCGCATCACCAACTGGCCACCACCGGCGGCTGGGCCACCCGCAAACACCGCGACGGCACCACCGCATGGCTTCCCCCCGCCCACCTCGACCATGGACAACCCAGAACCAACAGCTACTTTCACCCCGAAAAACTCCTGCACAACAACGACGAGGAGGACGACCCGTGA
- a CDS encoding enoyl-CoA hydratase family protein has translation MDTLVEYAGPAACGGPFARLTLNSPHNRNALSSALVSQLHQGLRDAAADPAVRVVVLGHTGGTFCAGADLSEAGGGDPYQMAVARAREMTALLRAIVESPLPVIGAIDGHVRAGGFGLVGACDIAVAGPRSTFALTEARIGVAPAIISLTLLPKLSPRAAARYYLTGEKFGAREAADIGLITMAADDVDTTVAALVADVGRGSPQGLAASKALTTAAVLDGFDRDADRLTEESARLFVSDEAREGMLAFLQKRPPSWAPTPSDLGQ, from the coding sequence ATGGACACCCTCGTCGAGTATGCCGGCCCGGCCGCCTGCGGGGGCCCGTTCGCCCGGCTGACGCTGAACTCGCCGCACAACCGCAACGCGCTGTCTAGCGCTCTGGTCAGTCAACTGCATCAGGGGCTGCGCGACGCGGCGGCCGATCCCGCGGTGCGGGTCGTGGTGCTCGGTCACACCGGCGGCACCTTCTGCGCCGGTGCGGATCTCAGCGAGGCCGGCGGTGGCGACCCGTACCAGATGGCGGTGGCGAGGGCGCGGGAGATGACCGCGCTGCTGCGCGCCATCGTCGAGTCGCCGCTGCCGGTGATCGGCGCCATCGACGGGCACGTGCGGGCCGGCGGGTTCGGTCTGGTCGGTGCGTGCGACATCGCCGTCGCCGGCCCGCGCAGCACCTTTGCGCTCACCGAGGCCCGCATCGGCGTCGCCCCGGCGATCATCTCACTGACGCTGCTGCCGAAGCTGTCGCCACGGGCCGCCGCGCGTTACTACCTCACCGGCGAGAAGTTCGGCGCCCGCGAAGCCGCGGACATCGGATTGATCACCATGGCGGCCGACGACGTGGACACCACGGTGGCCGCGCTGGTCGCCGACGTGGGCCGCGGCTCACCTCAGGGCCTGGCGGCGTCGAAGGCGCTCACCACCGCCGCCGTGCTGGACGGGTTCGACCGCGACGCCGACCGCCTCACCGAGGAGTCGGCCCGGCTGTTCGTGTCCGATGAGGCCCGCGAAGGCATGCTCGCGTTCCTGCAGAAACGCCCGCCGAGCTGGGCGCCGACCCCTAGCGACTTGGGCCAATAG
- a CDS encoding acyl-CoA dehydrogenase family protein: MTDTSFIESEERQALRKAVASWVANYGHEYYLEKARRHEHTSELWAEAGKLGFLGVNLPEEYGGGGAGMYELSLVMEEMAAAGSALLLMVVSPAINGTIIAKFGTDEQKKRWLPGIANGSLTMAFAITEPDAGSNSHKITTTARRDGSDWIIKGQKVFISGVDQAQAVLTVGRTEEAKTGKLRPALFVVPTDAPGFSYTPIEMELVSPERQFQVFLDDVRVPSDALVGAEDAAIAQLFAGLNPERIMGAASAVGMGRFALSRAVEYVKTRKVWSTPIGAHQGLAHPLAQCHIEIELAKLMTQKAATLYDIGDDFRAAEAANMAKYAAAEASSRAVDQAVQSMGGNGLTKEYGVAAMMTSARLARIAPISREMVLNFVAQTSLGLPRSY; this comes from the coding sequence GTGACAGACACCAGCTTCATCGAAAGCGAGGAGCGCCAAGCGCTGCGCAAGGCGGTGGCCTCGTGGGTGGCCAACTACGGCCACGAGTATTACCTGGAAAAGGCGCGCAGACACGAACACACCAGCGAGTTATGGGCCGAGGCAGGCAAACTCGGCTTTCTCGGGGTGAATCTGCCCGAGGAATACGGCGGCGGCGGCGCGGGCATGTACGAGCTGTCGCTGGTCATGGAGGAGATGGCGGCCGCCGGCTCGGCGCTGCTGCTGATGGTGGTGTCGCCGGCGATCAACGGCACCATCATCGCCAAATTCGGCACCGACGAGCAGAAGAAGCGCTGGTTGCCGGGCATCGCCAACGGCTCCTTGACCATGGCGTTCGCCATCACCGAACCCGACGCCGGGTCCAACTCGCACAAGATCACCACCACTGCGCGTCGCGACGGCAGTGACTGGATCATCAAGGGCCAGAAGGTCTTCATCTCCGGCGTCGACCAGGCGCAGGCGGTGCTGACCGTGGGCCGCACCGAGGAAGCGAAAACCGGCAAGCTGCGCCCGGCGTTGTTCGTGGTGCCCACCGACGCTCCCGGGTTCAGCTACACCCCGATCGAGATGGAGTTGGTCAGCCCCGAACGCCAGTTCCAGGTCTTCCTGGACGACGTCCGGGTACCCAGCGATGCCCTGGTGGGAGCCGAAGACGCCGCGATCGCACAGCTTTTCGCCGGCCTGAATCCCGAGCGCATCATGGGCGCGGCCAGCGCGGTGGGCATGGGCCGGTTCGCCCTCAGCAGGGCCGTCGAATACGTCAAAACCCGCAAGGTGTGGTCCACCCCAATCGGCGCGCACCAGGGCCTGGCACATCCGTTGGCGCAGTGTCACATCGAGATCGAACTCGCCAAGCTGATGACCCAGAAAGCCGCTACCCTCTACGACATCGGTGACGATTTCCGCGCGGCGGAAGCGGCCAACATGGCCAAATACGCTGCGGCCGAGGCATCTTCGCGCGCAGTCGATCAGGCCGTGCAGTCGATGGGCGGCAACGGGTTGACCAAGGAATACGGCGTGGCGGCGATGATGACATCGGCCCGCTTGGCGCGGATCGCGCCGATCAGCCGCGAGATGGTGCTGAACTTCGTCGCGCAGACGTCGCTGGGTCTGCCCCGGTCCTACTGA
- a CDS encoding ATP-binding protein, with product MGISRVLVANRGEIARRVFATCRRLGLGTVAVYTEPDAAAPHVAEADARVRLPSTDDYLNAGAIVAAARAAGADAVHPGYGFLAENAEFASAVQDAGLVWVGPPVDAVRAMGSKIESKKLMAAAGVPVLDELDPETVTDAQLPVLVKASAGGGGRGMRIVRKLSALPAEVAAARREAQSAFGDSTVFCERYLPTGHHVEVQVLADGHGTVWSVGERECSIQRRHQKIIEETPSPLVERVPGMRAKLFDAARVAAGAIGYTGAGTVEFLADDDGEFYFLEMNTRLQVEHPVTEETTGLDLVELQLMIAEGGRLNTESPPAEGYSIEARLYAEDPAHGWQPQAGPVHTIDVPGVSTQFCTLGRRTGIRLDSGIVDGSVVSIHYDPMLAKVISYAPTRRQSALLLADALARTRLHGLRTNRDLLVNVLRHPAFLDGSTDTAFFDTHGMVELATPLADTATVRLSAIAAALADAAHNRSAAKACGVLGSIPSGWRNLASGYQVKTYRDDADVEHRVEYRFTRTGLVLPGDPAVQLVSAAVDQVVLAEAGVAHSFTVARHGPDVYVDSARGPVHLVVLPRFPEPGSAVEQGSLVAPMPGNVIRLGAQVGDAVTAGQPLIWLEAMKMEHTISAPADGVLTQLNVETGQQVEVGAILARVEAPQRGSAEGDSR from the coding sequence ATGGGAATCAGTCGAGTTCTGGTAGCAAACCGTGGCGAGATCGCCCGGCGGGTGTTCGCCACCTGCCGTCGGCTGGGTCTGGGCACCGTCGCCGTCTACACCGAACCGGACGCCGCCGCACCGCACGTCGCCGAGGCCGACGCCCGGGTGCGGCTGCCGAGCACCGACGACTATCTGAACGCCGGCGCCATCGTGGCCGCCGCGCGTGCCGCCGGTGCCGACGCGGTGCACCCCGGATACGGATTCCTCGCGGAGAATGCCGAATTCGCCTCCGCGGTGCAGGACGCGGGCCTGGTGTGGGTCGGGCCGCCGGTGGATGCGGTGCGCGCGATGGGCTCCAAGATCGAGTCCAAGAAGCTCATGGCGGCCGCCGGGGTGCCGGTGCTCGACGAACTCGACCCGGAGACCGTCACCGACGCCCAGCTGCCGGTGCTGGTCAAGGCCTCCGCCGGCGGCGGCGGTCGCGGCATGCGGATAGTTCGCAAATTATCCGCTCTGCCAGCCGAAGTCGCTGCGGCTCGGCGGGAGGCGCAGTCCGCCTTCGGCGACTCGACCGTGTTCTGCGAGCGTTACCTGCCGACCGGGCACCACGTCGAAGTGCAAGTCCTGGCCGACGGCCACGGCACCGTGTGGTCCGTCGGCGAACGGGAATGCTCGATTCAGCGCCGACACCAGAAGATCATCGAAGAGACGCCTTCGCCGTTGGTGGAACGCGTACCGGGCATGCGGGCCAAGCTGTTCGACGCGGCTCGGGTGGCGGCCGGTGCGATCGGCTACACCGGCGCCGGCACCGTGGAGTTCCTCGCCGATGACGACGGCGAGTTCTACTTCCTGGAGATGAACACGCGCCTGCAGGTCGAGCATCCGGTCACCGAGGAGACCACCGGGTTGGATCTGGTCGAACTGCAGCTCATGATCGCTGAGGGCGGCCGACTCAATACCGAATCGCCGCCGGCCGAGGGGTATTCGATCGAGGCCCGGCTGTATGCCGAGGACCCCGCGCACGGCTGGCAGCCCCAGGCCGGCCCGGTGCACACCATCGACGTGCCGGGGGTTTCGACGCAGTTCTGCACGTTGGGACGGCGGACGGGAATTCGGCTGGACTCCGGGATCGTCGACGGATCGGTGGTGTCGATCCACTACGACCCGATGCTGGCCAAGGTCATCTCCTACGCGCCGACACGCCGGCAATCGGCGCTGCTGCTCGCCGACGCGCTGGCTCGCACCCGCCTGCACGGCCTGCGCACCAACCGTGACTTATTGGTCAACGTGCTGCGCCATCCGGCGTTTCTCGACGGCTCCACCGACACCGCGTTTTTCGACACGCACGGCATGGTCGAGTTGGCGACGCCGCTGGCCGACACCGCGACCGTCCGGCTATCGGCGATCGCCGCCGCGCTGGCCGACGCCGCGCACAACCGCTCGGCGGCAAAGGCTTGCGGGGTGCTTGGCTCCATTCCCAGCGGCTGGCGCAACCTGGCCTCCGGCTATCAGGTCAAAACCTACCGTGACGACGCCGACGTCGAGCACCGCGTCGAATACCGGTTTACCAGAACGGGTTTGGTGCTTCCCGGCGATCCGGCGGTGCAGCTGGTCTCGGCCGCCGTGGACCAGGTGGTGCTCGCCGAGGCCGGGGTTGCGCACAGCTTCACTGTTGCCCGCCACGGCCCCGACGTCTACGTCGACTCGGCCCGCGGACCCGTTCACCTGGTGGTGCTGCCACGCTTCCCCGAGCCGGGCTCGGCCGTCGAACAGGGCTCGTTGGTGGCACCCATGCCCGGCAACGTCATCCGGCTCGGCGCCCAGGTCGGCGACGCCGTCACCGCCGGTCAGCCGCTGATCTGGCTGGAGGCCATGAAGATGGAACACACCATCAGCGCGCCGGCCGACGGCGTGCTGACCCAACTCAACGTCGAGACCGGCCAACAGGTCGAGGTAGGCGCCATTCTCGCACGAGTGGAAGCACCTCAACGTGGCTCAGCAGAAGGAGATTCACGGTGA